The Flavobacterium sp. 140616W15 sequence GTAGAATTAATATCTTTTTATAAATGATTATTTGGTAATTAATTTTTCAAGCCTTGCCATCATTTCATCTTTCTCTTTCAGCATACGCTCGTATAATGCTATTTTTTCATCATATAATTGTACAATTTTATCAGCGGGATTGAAAGAAGGTTGGTAACTGAATCCAGAAGCAACTGCATTGTCTTTGAAATCTTGGAATGAATAAGTATTTGCAATTACATTCACTGCCTGCTCCTCATCAAAATTCTGAAAAGCTTCCACTGGAATTTTAAATACTGCAGATATTTGTTTCAACAGATTATCTTCAATTACATCTTTCTGCTCCAGCATAGAAATTTTCTTCTGATTCCAGTCTTCTCCCAGATCATAAGCTAATGCCTCCTGTTTTATGTTAAGCATTTCTCTGAAGCGTTTTACGTTTCTTCCTTGATGTATTTTCTGTTCCATAATGAATATCAATTTTTCTAAAGGCTCAAAGATAAAGCCATTTGGCTTAAAAATCCTGAGTTTCAAAGATAAAAAAATATCTTATAAAACATTCTTTTGTCAGATATTATATCTGCTTTTGTCCTACTCTGGGATGAATCTCTTTCGTGTGATACAAAGAATTAAAAACATAATAAAAAACAAAGCTTCAGATTTCTCTGAAGCTCTACAACAGTTCCTGCTATTCCTCTGGAGGAGATTTCGTAAATTCTAAGTGTTTTGTCAACTTGATTCATAAACAATACTTTTGAACTGCTAGAAGGATTTATTTTACTATAATCCCAAGTTGAAAGAGCCAATTTATATGCATCTTTTGAAGATTTGATTTCTGGTCTTTCAAAGTTTTTTACTTTCGTTTTGTAGTTCTGTTCAATTTCAAATAAAGTCTGGCAGTTTTGATTTAAAGTTTCCATAATTTCTATATTTAAAATTAATTATGGAACATCTACCAGGAATAGCCTAGTAAACTCAAAATCACCACAATAAAGCAGGTTTTTTTTTCTGAATTTATGGAGTTTTTTTGCTAGTGCCCGCAAACGATTCCCGAACTTTGTGAGGAAATTAAATTAAGATATTAGAAGAATAAGGAATCATTTGATAAATGCGTCTTAAAAATACTAATTAAATACTATTTAATTTAATGAGGTTCTAACTCCTCCGTGATCACTGAAAATAGAACAGCTTACGAAGAGTATGAACTGCTAAATAGAAACTACTCAAAGAAAAACAGACCAAAAAAGTTTTTTTTGCATAAGCCTCCTCCCTTTTTTTTATTATCAAAGTCTATTCAAAAAAGCTATTTTTGTCAATCGGTATAGAAACATATATAGGAAAAATAAAATGAAAGACTGGAATTTAGAAGACAATGTAAATGATTGGGTAAAGTCAGAATTTGCAAGAATTAAGCAAACTAAATATACTGTAGAATCAGCAATGTCTGATTATCTAAAAAATGCAATTCAACAAGGTGTAATTTTAAAACGTCTCGAACTTGAAGAAGCAGGAGAAACAGAAAAAGGCAAATCTTGGAAGCCCGATTTTCATTTGGAGACTTTTGATATACCAGTTTTAATTGAAAACAAACTAGGGATTAATAAATTATGGGCAACAAATGGAGATAAAATAAAAAACGATATCAAATCCGTTAAAAATTTTGCAGTTAATGGAGCAATCCATTATGCACAATGTGCAATAATGAGTAAAAAATATACCGAAGCAATTGCAATTGGGATATCGGGTAATAACGCCAACAATGTAACTATCAAAATTTATTATGTCTTCGGCGCAACCGATGAAACTTACAAGTTAATAAATACTTACACTTCATTAGATTTTTTAGAATCTAAAAAATCATTTACAGAGTTCTATAAAGCAGCAACACTTACAGAAGACGAAAAACATAAAATTTTAATCGACTCGCAAGCAAAGCTACAAGAGTATGCAAAGAAACTTAACAAGCTAATGCACAACCATGCAATTACTGCCCCGCAGCGTGTATTATATGTTTCGGGCATGCTTTTAGCAATGCAAGACATTGCAGAAATTAAAAAAGGTTTAGTACCAGAGGATTTAAAAGGTTTTAATCTCGACAATCAAAGAGACGGAGACAACATTGTAATGCAAATAGAAAATTACCTAACATTAAAAGAGATTCCTCAAGATAAAAAAAATCTAATGATGGCATCATTTAGGGAAATTAATAAAGATACTGACCGTGACAAAAAAATAGATTTAGACACTATCATTGGAAAATTATTACCTAATATGGCAAGTGTCAATAAACAAATTTTCACTTACATTTACGAAAACATCTTTTTATCTATCGACTCTATGAGTGGCCATTTAGATATTATGGGAGAAATGTATTCCGAATTTCTAAAATATGCACTTGGAGATGGAAAAGAAATTGGTATCGTGCTAACACCTCCCTATGTTACCAAAATGATGACACAAATTTTAGAGGTAGACGAAAACTCTAAAGTTATGGACTTAGCAACAGGTTCAGCCGGTTTTCTAATTTCATCTATGGAACTTATGATAGATTATGCCGAACAGAAATATGGTAAAAGAACCCAAAAAGCATTAGAAAAAATTGAGCAAATCAAAAAGCACCAACTACTTGGTGTTGAGTTAGACGCTCAAATGTTTACACTTGCATCTACTAACATGATTTTGCGTGGCGATGGTTCCAGTAACATTAGGAAAGGCTCGTCTTTTAAAGAACCTGCTGAACTTTACAAAACATTTAACGCAGATAAATTATTACTTAATCCACCATTTAGCTTCAAGGAAAATGGAATGCCTTTTATTTTGTTTGGTCTTGAAAATATGCAAATTGGCGGCAAAGCCGCAATTATCATTCAAGATTCAGCAGGAAACGGTCGAGGTGTAGAAAGTTGTAAAGCTATTCTTGCTCAAAATCAGTTATTAGCAAGTATCAAAATGCCGATAGATTTATTTATACCAATGGCAGGAGTTCAAACATCTATTTATGTTATCGAGCATACAGGCAAATCACACGATTATAAAAAGCAAGTAAAATTTATTGATTTTAGAAACGATGGTTACAAACGCACAAAACGAAGCCTTATTGAGATAGATAATCCTGCACAACGCTACAATGATATAATTGAAATATATAAAAATGGAGCTACAGCAGATGTTTCTCCCACTTTATGGAATTTGAAACAAACTGTTGTAATGAGTGTTATAACCAATAAAGGGGATGATTGGAATTATGACCAATATCAAAAAATTGACACCAAGCCAACATTACAGGATTTCAAAAAAACCATAGGTGATTATCTCGCTTGGGAGGTTTCAAGCATTCTCAAACAACAAAACGAAAGCAAAAGTTTGGGAAAGTAGATGCCCTACTCAACGAAAAGTTACAAAAAGTTGAGTGGGGAGATTTTTATTTAGGTGATTTATTTGAAATAAATCCAACAAATTATTACCGTTTGCAGAATAGTGAAATAATTTCAATAAATGGCAACATTCCATTAATATCAAACTCTTCAACTGAAAATGGGATAATGGGTTATTCTAATTTAGAACCTAATAATGCAGGAAATACAATTACTTGTTCCGATACTACAATTGGTGCAGAAACAATGTTTTATCAAGAAAATGATTTTATAGGTTATTCCCATATACAACATTTTGTACCAAAGTTTGAACCTTTTAATAAAGCAATTGCAAGTGTTATTATTTCTGCGTGTAGAGTTTCCACTTCAAAGCAATACGATTATGGAAATAAATTTAATCGTGAAGCAATGAATAAAACCAAAATCCAACTTCCAACCAAAAAAGGCAAAGTAGATTTTGAATTTATGAATAGTTTTATAAATGAGCTGGAAGCTCAGCGTATAGCAGAGTTGGAAGCATATTTATCCGCTTCATTTGTCAAAGATTATGCTTTGACAAATGAAGAAAAGCAAGTACTTCAAAAATTTGAAAAAGGAGAAGTAAAATTTGAAGAATTTGAAATTCAAACACTATTTACGGTTTCACCGTCAAAAGCATATGTAATGAATGACAGAGATATTCTTGTAGAAAATGGCAAAACCCCGTATGTTTCCAATCAATCACAAAATAATGGTTATATTGGTTGGAGTAATCTTGAACCATTAAATCCTTCAAATGTAATCACATTGAGCGACACTTGGCAATCAGAACGAACAATTTTCTATCAAGCTACTGAATTTATTGGCAAAAGCCATTTACAAGTAATGAAAGCATACGATCCAAAATTTCAGAAATTTGAATTATTCTTTGTTATTTCAAGTTTTAGAAAAGCAATTTTAGAATTGAATTATGATTACGGAACAAAATTTAATCGTGACAAAATCAAAATAACTAAAATTCAACTACCTACTATCAATAACAAAATTGACTATGCTTTTATGTGTACTTTTATATCTGCTATTCAAAAATCAGTTATAAAAGATGTTGTTTTATATACCGATATAAAACAGAAGCAACAAAAAGTGCTGTGAGTAAATAAAATAAACGGTCTTATGTAATAGCTACTAAAATGTCTTTGAGCAATTGGCTTATAAATATGCAAATAAAATTGGAGAAAAAGTCAAGGTTGTATTTTTACAATCTTGACTTTTTAAATTTACCCGCTCCCCTAAGTATTCAACTAAAAGCAGTACGAATGTCTCCTGACTTGGCACCCACGACCTGAATCAGGTATAGATTGTTTTTTATAGATTAAAACAAAAAAAGCTTCAGAGAAATCTGGAGCTTTGTCTTAATATAAAAACGCATTCAAATAGCTAACCAGTTTGTTGAGGAATATTATGGCATTATTGCATGCGCATCTTAGTTTTAAAAATATAAAGTCAATCTGTTTGAAAAAAAATA is a genomic window containing:
- a CDS encoding restriction endonuclease subunit S, whose amino-acid sequence is MGGFKHSQTTKRKQKFGKVDALLNEKLQKVEWGDFYLGDLFEINPTNYYRLQNSEIISINGNIPLISNSSTENGIMGYSNLEPNNAGNTITCSDTTIGAETMFYQENDFIGYSHIQHFVPKFEPFNKAIASVIISACRVSTSKQYDYGNKFNREAMNKTKIQLPTKKGKVDFEFMNSFINELEAQRIAELEAYLSASFVKDYALTNEEKQVLQKFEKGEVKFEEFEIQTLFTVSPSKAYVMNDRDILVENGKTPYVSNQSQNNGYIGWSNLEPLNPSNVITLSDTWQSERTIFYQATEFIGKSHLQVMKAYDPKFQKFELFFVISSFRKAILELNYDYGTKFNRDKIKITKIQLPTINNKIDYAFMCTFISAIQKSVIKDVVLYTDIKQKQQKVL
- a CDS encoding class I SAM-dependent DNA methyltransferase — protein: MKDWNLEDNVNDWVKSEFARIKQTKYTVESAMSDYLKNAIQQGVILKRLELEEAGETEKGKSWKPDFHLETFDIPVLIENKLGINKLWATNGDKIKNDIKSVKNFAVNGAIHYAQCAIMSKKYTEAIAIGISGNNANNVTIKIYYVFGATDETYKLINTYTSLDFLESKKSFTEFYKAATLTEDEKHKILIDSQAKLQEYAKKLNKLMHNHAITAPQRVLYVSGMLLAMQDIAEIKKGLVPEDLKGFNLDNQRDGDNIVMQIENYLTLKEIPQDKKNLMMASFREINKDTDRDKKIDLDTIIGKLLPNMASVNKQIFTYIYENIFLSIDSMSGHLDIMGEMYSEFLKYALGDGKEIGIVLTPPYVTKMMTQILEVDENSKVMDLATGSAGFLISSMELMIDYAEQKYGKRTQKALEKIEQIKKHQLLGVELDAQMFTLASTNMILRGDGSSNIRKGSSFKEPAELYKTFNADKLLLNPPFSFKENGMPFILFGLENMQIGGKAAIIIQDSAGNGRGVESCKAILAQNQLLASIKMPIDLFIPMAGVQTSIYVIEHTGKSHDYKKQVKFIDFRNDGYKRTKRSLIEIDNPAQRYNDIIEIYKNGATADVSPTLWNLKQTVVMSVITNKGDDWNYDQYQKIDTKPTLQDFKKTIGDYLAWEVSSILKQQNESKSLGK
- a CDS encoding helix-turn-helix transcriptional regulator; its protein translation is MEQKIHQGRNVKRFREMLNIKQEALAYDLGEDWNQKKISMLEQKDVIEDNLLKQISAVFKIPVEAFQNFDEEQAVNVIANTYSFQDFKDNAVASGFSYQPSFNPADKIVQLYDEKIALYERMLKEKDEMMARLEKLITK